In one Fusarium falciforme chromosome 5, complete sequence genomic region, the following are encoded:
- a CDS encoding Histone H1, giving the protein MPPKTAAAKKSGHASYQDMITDAIVNLKDRKGSSRQSLKKYVKANNTLNVTDNMFDSLFNKALKAGVDKGIFEQPKGPSGGTKLAKKQPEPKKEKKPAPAPKKEAAEKAPAKKPAAKKAAAPKKAATEKKPAAEKKAAAEKPAPAKKAAPKKAAAAATEKKAPAEKKAAAPKKAAAPKKAEKAEKAADAPLTKTKTGRVTKPAKAAPTKKAAVSKRAAAPKKAAASKA; this is encoded by the exons ATGCCTCCCAAGACCGCCGCCGCGAAGAAGTCTGGCCACGCCAGCTACCAG GACATGATCACTGATGCCATTGTCAAC CTCAAGGACCGAAAGGGCTCCAG CCGTCAGTCCCTGAAGAAGTATGTCAAGGCAAACAACACTCTCAATGTCACGGACAACATGTTCGACTCGCTCTTCAACAAGGCCCTGAAGGCTGGCGTTGACAAGGGTATCTTCGAGCAGCCCAAGGGTCCTTCTGGTGGCACCAAGctcgccaagaagcagcccgAGCctaagaaggagaagaagcctgccCCTGctcccaagaaggaggctgccgagaaggctcccgccaagaagcccgccgCTAAGAAGGCCGCTGCCCCCAAGAAGGCTGCCActgagaagaagcctgctgccgagaagaaggctgccgcTGAAAAGCCCGCTCCTGCAAAGAAGGCTGCTCCTAAGAaggctgccgccgctgccactgagaagaaggctcccgctgagaagaaggccgccgcccccaagaaggctgctgctCCCAAGAAG gccgagaaggctgagaaggccgCCGATGCCCCTctcaccaagaccaagactggTCGCGTCACAAAGCCTGCCAAGGCCGCCCCCACAAAGAAGGCTGCCGTGTCGAAGAGAGCAGCAGCGcccaagaaggctgctgccTCCAAGGCGTAG